The following proteins are encoded in a genomic region of Garra rufa chromosome 22, GarRuf1.0, whole genome shotgun sequence:
- the dlx4b gene encoding homeobox protein Dlx4b: MMSMSFMSDTLNSSDPSKSAFLEFGHGLASNQHHLSGFAHNIYPVHGLHSGGHLQHDAPYPSTASHYSRPLGYAYPGSVSASASGAYMPYQPNNHSSTLAHTRAEETNHEKPAVIENGEIRLNGKGKKIRKPRTIYSSVQLQALHQRFQQTQYLALPERADLAAKLGLTQTQVKIWFQNKRSKYKKIMKHGSSGPEGELLHTTSSSSPCSPGLSQLWEVSMANKVPAMHPSSYMNNYGHWYPPHHQDPVPRPQMM; the protein is encoded by the exons ATGATGTCTATGAGTTTCATGTCTGATACGCTGAATAGTTCAGATCCTTCCAAATCAGCCTTTTTAGAGTTCGGCCACGGACTGGCAAGCAACCAGCACCATTTATCCGGATTCGCACACAATATTTACCCAGTACATGGATTGCACTCAGGCGGACACCTCCAGCACGATGCTCCCTACCCTTCCACCGCGTCCCATTACAGCCGGCCGCTGGGATACGCCTACCCCGGGTCGGTGAGCGCTTCTGCTTCGGGTGCTTACATGCCTTACCAGCCAAACAACCACAGCAGTACTTTGGCGCACACGAGGGCTGAGGAAACGA ACCACGAAAAGCCAGCGGTCATTGAGAATGGTGAGATTCGCCTTAATGGCAAGGGGAAGAAGATCCGCAAACCGCGAACCATTTACTCCAGTGTTCAGCTGCAGGCGCTGCACCAGCGCTTCCAGCAGACCCAGTACCTCGCGCTGCCCGAGCGCGCCGATCTAGCCGCGAAACTGGGACTAACGCAAACACAG GTGAAAATATGGTTTCAAAACAAGCGCTCCAAGTATAAGAAGATCATGAAGCATGGCTCCAGTGGACCCGAAGGGGAGCTGCTTCACACCACCTCCTCGTCCTCTCCATGCTCTCCGGGTCTGTCTCAGCTCTGGGAGGTCTCTATGGCCAACAAAGTGCCAGCCATGCATCCCAGCAGTTATATGAACAATTACGGGCACTGGTATCCCCCGCACCACCAGGACCCCGTGCCCAGACCTCAGATGATGTGA